Proteins from a single region of Rana temporaria chromosome 5, aRanTem1.1, whole genome shotgun sequence:
- the LOC120940313 gene encoding uncharacterized protein LOC120940313: MEEEESCSILLNPPQRPSDAWVPVGGRLGQFLPQWTKATSSPFILDLIKFGYKLELTSLPHLNFMVTQPPRDRAKAEALFLSLGELVDQRVLIQVPQEEQGQGVYSHVFIVKKTIGKIQDDPEPPTSEQICEVQKVQDGVDLYGNKMSVPRVLHGNPGSQGRLPAYSHTPRLPKISQGGCKGGCKDSTFPVPSSPLWAILISENLYEGSSRGPCPSKRQSDHCDPISGRSAVRCRISSTARERSADSTGFSLLTRMDYQPRQVTVDPIPGGRVPRVQDLFGREKDLSPRREDCQSESSSSPVTVQSADFGQGSDEGAGIHDIMFSSSSLGKVSPTSFTGTYASSLEWSKPGLRSTDPNLRQSKKDTVVVANTPQSEQRSRLDLPCGKNSNYRRQCLGVGSPLGRGSSSGSLVSLRSRPLFKPKGALGDPKDDRVISEKHSRKAPASSHRQRSGCRVLEQAGRDKKSCSSGDIQQDPLLGRSQLVFANSCPPKGHSEFSGRLLKSPAIKAGRVVPERGGVLSDNTEMGSSRGRSVCFRTEQESNTVLFNSPKRPGLKDRCLFRSLEVQHLLRFPSSEDDCSSTSKIPDGRNRSNFNHAFLAKETLVCNFEETECSPPFSPSSPEGFDFTGSNSAPTGRQTKPNCVVSEEQLLRAQGFSERVIKTLLQCRKPVTRAIYAKYWKRFCSWLKEQGLDQPGIPAILDFLQAGVELGLSPSTLKVQVAALSIFLQDSLQQNPFVKSFFKALSRSKPARVTACPSWDLSLVLKALSESPFEPLEESVLKWVTLKTVLLVAVTSARRVSELQALSIKEPFLLIFEDRIILKTDPSFLPKVVSKFHRTQDIVLPSFCSTSSSEVASPNSLDVRRCLLIYLEASKIFRKSDSLFVNFSGSKKGQKASKSSIARWIRMAIGKAYELQGKQAPFVKAHSTRAVSSSWAERAGASPEEICKAATWSSYTTFAKHYRLDLMSEKDQAFGRRVLQAVAPP, from the coding sequence ATGGAAGAGGAGGAATCTTGTTCAATCCTCCTCAATCCACCCCAAAGGCCCAGTGACGCCTGGGTCCCGGTGGGGGGAAGGTTGGGGCAGTTCCTCCCACAATGGACCAAGGCAACCTCAAGCCCGTTCATATTAGATCTGATAAAGTTCGGGTACAAACTGGAGTTAACGTCACTGCCTCACCTAAACTTTATGGTTACTCAGCCGCCCAGGGACAGGGCAAAGGCAGAAGCCTTGTTCCTGTCTCTGGGAGAGTTAGTGGATCAAAGAGTCCTAATTCAGGTCCCCCAGGAGGAGCAGGGACAAGGGGTATACTCCCATgtctttatagtaaaaaaaaccaTCGGGAAAATTCAGGATGATCCTGAACCTCCGACCTCTGAACAAATTTGTGAAGTAcaaaaggttcaggatggagtcgatcttTACGGTAACAAGATGTCTGTTCCCAGGGTGTTACATGGCAACCCTGGATCTCAGGGACGCTTACCTGCATATTCCCATACACCCAGATTACCAAAGATTTCTCAGGGTGGCTGTAAGGGTGGATGCAAGGATTCAACATTTCCAGTTCCAAGCTCTCCCCTTTGGGCTATCCTCATCTCCGAGAATCTTTACGAAGGTTCTAGCAGAGGCCCTTGCCCCTCTAAGAGACAAAGCGATCACTGTGATcccatatctggacgatctgctgTTCGTTGCAGGATCAGTTCAACAGCTAGAGAAAGATCTGCAGATAGCACAGGATTTTCTCTCCTCACTCGGATGGATTATCAACCGAGACAAGTCACAGTTGATCCCATCCCAGGAGGTCGTGTACCTAGGGTACAGGATCTCTTCGGTAGAGAAAAAGATTTATCTCCCCGAAGAGAAGATTGCCAAAGTGAATCAAGCAGTAGCCCTGTTACAGTCCAATCAGCCGACTTCGGTCAGGGAAGTGATGAGGGTGCTGGGATTCATGACATCATGTTTTCCAGCAGTTCCTTGGGCAAGGTTTCACCAACGTCCTTTACAGGAACTTATGCTTCGTCTCTGGAGTGGTCAAAGCCAGGACTTAGAAGTACCGATCCTAATCTCAGACAGAGTAAAAAAGACACTGTGGTGGTGGCGAACACACCACAATCTGAGCAAAGGTCTAGATTGGACCTTCCCTGTGGAAAGAATAGTAACTACAGACGCCAgtgcctgggggtggggagcccacttGGAAGAGGAAGTAGCTCAGGGAGCTTGGTCTCCCTCAGAAGCAGGCCGCTCTTCAAACCAAAGGGAGCTCTTGGCGATCCTAAGGACGATCGAGTCATTTCAGAGAAGCATAGTAGGAAGGCACCTGCAAGTTCGCACAGACAACGCAGCGGCTGTCGCGTACTTGAACAAGCAGGGAGGGACAAGAAGTCCTGCTCTTCAGGAGATATCCAGCAGGATCCTCTCCTGGGCAGAAGCCAACTTGTCTTCGCTAACAGCTGTCCACCTAAAGGGCACTCAGAATTTTCTGGCAGATTACTTAAGTCGCCAGCCATTAAGGCAGGACGAGTGGTCCCTGAACGAGGAGGTGTTCTCTCAGATAATACAGAGATGGGGTCTTCCAGAGGTAGATCTGTTTGCTTCCGAACAGAACAGGAAAGTAACACAGTTCTTTTCAATTCACCCAAGAGACCAGGCCTTAAGGATAGATGCCTTTTCCGGTCCTTGGAGGTTCAACATCTGCTACGCTTTCCCTCCAGTGAGGATGATTGCAGCAGTACTTCAAAAATTCCGGACGGAAGAAACAGATCTAATTTTAATCACGCCTTTTTGGCCAAAGAGACCCTGGTTTGCAATTTTGAAGAAACTGAGTGTTCTCCCCCCTTTTCACCTTCCAGTCCGGAAGGATTTGATTTCACAGGGTCCAATTCTGCACCCACAGGTAGACAGACTAAACCTAACTGCGTGGTTTCTGAGGAACAGTTATTAAGAGCGCAGGGTTTCTCTGAAAGGGTCATAAAGACCTTGTTGCAGTGCAGGAAACCAGTAACAAGGGCAATTTATGCAAAATACTGGAAGAGATTTTGCTCGTGGTTAAAAGAACAGGGTTTGGACCAACCTGGGATTCCAGCTATCTTAGACTTCTTGCAAGCTGGCGTGGAATTAGGGCTCTCCCCTAGCACCTTAAAAGTACAGGTGGCAGCTCTTAGTATCTTTCTACAGGATTCCCTACAGCAGAACCCATTTGTTAAAAGTTTTTTCAAAGCATTGTCAAGATCAAAGCCAGCAAGAgtaacagcctgtccttcttgggaTCTTTCTTTGGTGCTTAAGGCACTGTCAGAGAGTCCATtcgaacctctggaggaatccgtCCTTAAATGGGTTACACTTAAGACAGTACTTTTGGTAGCAGTCACTTCAGCCAGACGGGTGAGTGAGCTTCAGGCTCTTTCCATTAAGGAACCATTTTTGTTGATTTTTGAGGATAGAattattttgaaaacagatcccagtTTTCTCCCAAAGGTAGTATCCAAATTTCACAGGACACAGGACATTGTCCTACCTTCTTTTTGTTCCACCTCAAGCTCTGAGGTAGCATCCCCAAATTCACTAGATGTCAGGAGATGCCTCTTAATTTATTTAGAAGCTTCCAAGATTTTTAGGAAGTCTGATTCTCTTTTTGTGAATTTTTCGGGAAgtaaaaaaggacaaaaagcgtCTAAATCTTCCATTGCTAGATGGATCAGGATGGCAATAGGAAAGGCTTATGAGTTACAGGGCAAACAGGCCCCGTTTGTTAAGGCACACTCAACTAGAGCTGTTTCGAGTTCATGGGCAGAGAGGGCCGGAGCTTCTCCAGAAGagatttgcaaggcggcaacgtgGTCAAGTTATACTACTTTCGCCAAGCACTATCGCCTGGATTTGATGTCTGAGAAGGATCAGGCATTTGGCAGAAGGGTCCTCCAAGCAGTAGCCCCACCCTGA